The genomic interval GGGAGGATCGGTACGCGGCCCACCCGGCGGTCGCGGCTGCACTTGATGTGGCACTCGGTGCTGTTTTCACAAGAACCCCTGTGCTCGCACATCAAGCTGGCGATGACGCTGAATTTGGGATGCCCGTGCAGTATGGCCCGGTGGTCCGACCGCAGGTAGACGCCTTTGTGCGCCGGGTATTCACTGGAAGCGGTGATGGCAGTGCACCGGGAATCGTCGAGGGCGCAGGGGTCGATGCACCCTTCGAGACTGTCCAGACTGCTGGTGGTCTGGGAAATGTAGACGGTGTCGCCCAGGCGATAGGAGACGTTGCCGAAAAACGAGTCCACCATTTGTTTGCCGACCGTCAGGCGGCCCACCTCGCAGATGGCGTCCACAACATCCCGCCGATGGTGAAAAGGCCCCGTCATCAAGGGCGGGTGGCTTTGCGCCCTTTGGAGGCAGCCGCTGTAATAGCGTTTGCCCTGCATGACGAGCGACTCGAGTTCCACGTCCCGGCGGCCGTTCTGGATATCGTCGAAAAAGTCTGCAAACGCCTTGACAAACAGCGAAAAGCAGACCGAGCTGAAAACGATGTAGGCCTGTTCGGGGCTGATCGTGCCATAAGTAACTATACCCTGACCGGGGACGATGGCGCATTTGCGTCGTTTGAGGGCCCGGATAAGATCGCCGGCGGACAGTTCGCGTACAACAGGCAGTTCATGGAGAAATGCCCTTGTTTCGCTGTCCTCGGGGAAAAGGGCCGCAGTATCCGGCGGCATGCGTGCCGCCAGGCGGTTGATCAGGGAAAAGTAGGGTTCCGATGGCCGCGCGAACAGGATGGCGCTGATGTCCAGGCCGAACACCACCTTCCTTAAAAGCGGCTGCAGCGTGTCCGGCCGGTTCCACGTCAGGTCGGCGCCCAGCCCACCGATCAGCGGTCCCGGCGGTGCCACCAGCCCCTGATCGACGAGTTTGCGGGCGTATTTGTTAATCAAGGGTTCCATTGCTCACTTCCTGCAACGGTTTTAGGTCCAGCTCCCTGCATTTCTCAGTGGTGGGCAGCCCGTCTTGGCTCAATCCCCTGATGCGGTAGTAGTCCGAGCGGGCCAGGGTGAAAGCCTCTCTGTCGAGCGGGGCGATGGTCACCCCCTCTATTTCCGAACCCGGGTCCTCGAAAAAACGGTTGGGGAGGTCATCGTCCACTGCGGTGAACCCGTTGGCGGCGTTCATGATGCGATCGCGGTAGTAGATGCGCTCCCCGATGCCGAGCAAGTCCTGCCCCGAGGCCTGGTACCCGGTCACGCCGTACAGCGCACGGGCATATTCTTCCAGGGTCGCGGCCAGAAAGATGAATTTGCAGGCGGTGAGAGAGTCCACCACTGCATTGAGATCTTCGGCTATTTTGATGATTCGCGCCTTGCCGCTGAAACTGAAGCGGTCGGTGGCCACCGGTTTGCGCAGGATTTCGTGGGAAATGGGGTAGGCCCGCAGGTGGCACCCTCCGCGCGAGGAAAGGGCGTATCCGAGGGCCATGCCACAGGCGCCGCGGGGGTCGTAGGCCGGCAGTTCGAGTTGTTTGACCGACATGGAAACGTCAGGCCGCCCGGCTTCGGCGGCGTAACGGCTGGAACCTTCCTTCAGCCGTCGTCCGATTCCCCTGCTGTAGGCGATCTCTTGCAGCAGTTGGACAATGGCGTGCTTTTCCAGACGGCCGCCCCCAAGTTCGGCATGGCATGCCAGGGTAGCGCCCGCGGATATGGTGTCCATGCCCAGATCGTTGCACAGCCGGTTGGCTTCCATGACCACGTGCATGTCGTCGTTGGTCAGGAGGGCGTGAAAGTGGCTCATGGTTTCGTATTCGGGCAGCGCATTACCGTGGTCGTCCCGTTTTTTACACCGGATGTGGCAGCCGGCGCACCCGGTTTTATGGGCGCCAAAGGTTTGGCGGTATTGAAAGGCGTTGCATTTTTCCGCTTGCGGAAAACGGGTTCGGCGAAAATTGTCCGTGGGCATCATGGCGCGGGTGTGGATCAGGTCGAACAGGGCAGCCGTTCCGTAATGGGCGATGCCCAGGTCTCCCATCAAAAAGGGAGCCCCGGACGCCAGGCGGTAGATCTCTTCCCGCGCTCCGGAAAGCTCTTGGGGGTCATAGATGGAAACACGCCCGCTCCCGGATATCCGCAGGTAGCTCAATTTTTTGGCGGCCATGACCATGCCGAGGCCACCCCGTCCGGCGGCAAAATGACGGTCGACCATGATGTTGGCGAATCGGACGCCGTTCTCCGCCGCCGGCCCGACCAGAGCGCAGGCCCCCTTCGCCTGCAGGCGCTGAAAGCGTTCGCCGGTTGGTCGCTGAAAGAACCTTTCCGCATCCTCAAAGCGGACGGACTGCTCCTCGATCGTGACGCCGACCCACTTTCCGGCCCGGCCGGTAATGACGACGGCATCGTATCCCGCGCGCTTTAGTTGAAACCCCAGGCCACCGCCCACGGAGCTGTCCATTACGGTCCCGGTGAGGGGCGACCGGGAGGCCACGACCGTGCGCCCGGAAGTGGGTGCCGGGGTGGCCACCAGCGGGCCTGCGGCGAAGATCAGGGGCATTTCCGGGTGATCCCAGGGTTTGGTCACGTGGGGCTGCAACACGTGGCCGGCTAGCCCTTTGCCGCCCAGCCACCGGTGGTAGGTGGATACCGGAGGACGCCGCACGGTTGCAAGTCCGCGCCCCAGGTCGATCTCCAGGATGTTGCCGGTCCAGCCAAACATGGTTTGCCTATATCCTATACAGGGCTAAAATGCAAAAAAATGTGCGGCGTGGCCGGAGGCCACATTACGCATTTACAAAAACGGCTGCAATGCGCTAAGTTATCCGCTAATCCAAACATAGATGTTAGCGGTCGGTGGCCTGGTTTCAGTTTTTATCATTAGGTCATTTGCTATTTAAATTTGTTTGGAATTTCGATATTGGGATTTAGGATTTATCTGTTTCAGAGATATCCAAGCAACAATCTTCCGGGTGAAACCAGTGCCGGGTTACGCGGGTCCTGGTTTCTACTTCGGACGAAAAACTGGAGAGGGGAGCCATGCCCAGAACACTGAAGCACACACCCCGCGAAGACGGATTCAGGATGCCGGGCGAGTTCGAACCACACCAGGGTTGCTGGATGCTCTGGCCGGAAAGGGGGGACACCTGGCGGCTGGGTGCCAGACCAGCCCAAAAGGCCTTTGCCGAGGTGGCCGCCGCCATTGCCGGGTTCGAACCGGTGACGGTGGGGGTATCGCACGCGCAGTACGAGAACGCCCGCTTTATGCTTCCCGACGATGTCCGCTTGGTGGAACTGTCCAGCGACGATGCCTGGATGAGGGATGTGGGGCCGACCTTTGTCGTCGATCAGGCCGGGGGGCTGCATGGCGTCGATTGGCGATTCAACGCGTGGGGCGGCCTGAAAGGGGGGCTCTATTTCCCCTGGGACCGTGACGACCACGTCGCCGCCAAGGTTCTTGAAGTGGAAAGAACCGACCGCTACCGCGCACCCCTGGTGCTCGAAGGCGGCTCCATTCACGTGGACGGCCAGGGCACGCTCCTGACCACCAGGGAGTGCCTGCTGAACCCGAACCGCAACCCGGATCTGGACCAGGCGGACATCGAAGCCCTTCTCTCGGCGTACCTGAATGTCGAAAAAATCATCTGGCTGGAAAAAGGCGTGTACCTGGACGAGACGGACGGTCACGTGGACAACCTGTGCTGCTTTACCCGGCCCGGAGAGGTTCTGCTGAGCTGGTGCGAGGATCCGGGAGACCCCCAGCATGCCGTTTCCAGGGAGGCCTGCGACGTTCTGTCCAACAGCAGGGACGCACGGGGCCGAAAATTGAAAATTCATAAAATTCATCAACCGGGGCCGCTTTTTTTGACCACGGAGGAGGCACAGGGCATCGACCGCAGCGACACCGCCCAACCCAGAAAGGGCGGCGACCGCCTGGCCGGGTCCTATGTCAACTTTTACCTTGCCAACGGGGGCGTCGTCGCTCCCCTGTTCGACGATTTTCATGACGAAGCCGCCATGGAAATCCTGGCGCGGCTTTTCCCGCGGCGCAGGATCGTAGGCATCCCCACCAGAGAAATTCTTCTGGGTGGCGGCAATATTCACTGCATCACCCAACAGCAGCCCGGAGCCCAAAGACCGGGCCGATAAAAAGGAGGTTCGTATGGCGATCATTAAAACGCAAACACCCGAAACAGCCCAGGGCGAGGCCAAGGAGATACTGGATACGGTACAAGGCATGCTGAAGACGATCCCCGCCCCACTGGAACTGGCCAGCGCCAGTCCCTGGATGCTCAGGAACGCCTGGGATTCGGTGAAGCACTTTTCTCAGCATCCCAACCTGGGATTCGGCCTTTTGTCATCCATCCGCTACCTGGCGGCAGTGCATGCGGGTTTTGCCTTCTGTACCGGCTTCAACAAGAACTTTCTGCAGCTGCAGGGCATGACGGAGGAGGAGATCGAGAACATGGCGGCGGACCCGTCCAAGTCACCGCTAGAGGACAAGGACCGGGCTCTGCTGACGTTTGTCATGAAGGCCCTCAAGACGCCGGATTCGGTCAGGGAGGAAGACATGGACGCATTGCGCGAGCTGGGATGGGATGACGGCGATATCCTCGAGGCCACGGCGCACGGCGCAAACATGCTGAGTTCCAGCATACTGCTGAAAACCTTCAAGATGGATGTGACCTGTTGAAAATAAAGCGAACGACCGTTATCGCCTGCGCCGTGCTGGCGCTCGATCTGAAAAAACTGGCGGAAGAACAGGGAATCGATCTGGGTACCCATTTTCTCCAGGCCGGGCTGCACGAAAACCCCGACCTCCTGCGGCAGAAACTGCAGGCTGCCATCGACGAGGTTTCCGGCAGCGGAAAGTGCGATCGCATTGTCATCGGCTATGGCGTCTGCGGCCGGGGAACCGTGGGGATCCGCGCGCGGAACATCCCGTTGGCCATCCCCAGGGTGCACGACTGCATCGCTCTTTTCCTGGGGGGGGACCGTGCCTATAGACGCCAGTTCAAGAAGTATCCGGGAACGTATTACATCTCGGCCGGGTGGTACGAGGAGAAAACCGAACCCCTTTCCCAGAGAGAAGGATCGGCCTTCTATGGAGACAGACGGCTGCAGTACGATGAACTCGTGGAAGCCTACGGCAAGGACGCGGCGGACGAGACGTTCCGCTTTCTGAACACCTGGAAGGGCAACTATCAGCGGGCGGCCTACATCGAAACCGGGTCGGGTTCATCTGCAACGTACGAGGATTATGCGCGGGAGATGGCCGCCGCTTACGGGTGGGAATTCGAGAAGCTGAAGGGCGACCGGGTGTTGCTGGAAAAACTGCTGACTACCGCAGAGACTACGGATGAGGTTCTGGTGGTGCCGCCGGAGCACGTGATCGTATTCGATGCCGTCGAATCCACGCTGTCGGCCAATCCCGTATGGTCGCAACATGCCGAACAGGATGCAGGCCCCCGCATTACGGTGGTCGGCGATGACCACGCACTCCAAAACAGGCGAGCGGAAACGGTCATCGGGCTGGGGATCGATGCCGGCGGAACCTACACCGACACGGTGATTTACGACCTCAAGGAGCGCGTCACCCTTTGTAAGAGCAAAAGCCTGACCACCAAGTGGGATTTTACGAAAGGGATCGGCGCAGCGTTGAAAAAGCTCGACCAGCGGTTGCTCGCCAGGGTCGAACTGGTGGCCCTCTCGACCACTTTGGCCACCAATGCGATCGTGGAAAAAGAGGGGCAGAAGGTGGGCATGGTGCTGATGCCGCCCTACGGGCGGTTGGAAAGAGACGAAATCCCCTATGCCCCCAAGATGGTCGTCAAGGGACAGCTTGAAATCAACGGCAAAGAGATGGAACCCGTGGACGAGGAAGAGGTCGCCGGACTGGCTCGCAAAATGGTCCGGGAGGAAGGCGTCAAAGCGTTTGCGGTATCCGGATACGCCGGTGCCATCAATCCCGAGCACGAGCTGACGGTCAAACGTGTCCTGGTCCGGGAAACGGGCCTTACGGTTACCTGCGGGCACGAACTCTCACGCATCCTGAATTTCAAAACCCGCGCCAATACGGCCATGCTGAATGCCAGCATCATCCCCAAGCTGGCAGCTCTCATTTCCGATCTGGAGAAGGTGATCGCAAAACTGGGCATTGCCGCCCCCATCATGGTCGTCAAAGGTGACGGTACGCTGATGAGTTCCGACATGGCCAAGGACCGGCCGGTGGAGACCATATTGTCCGGCCCGGCGGCGAGTGTCGCCGGCGCCCGGTATTTGACGGGCCTCACGGATGCCATCGTGGTGGACATGGGGGGGACGACGACCGATACGGCAGTCCTTGTTGCCGGCAACGTGGGTGTTTCGGAATCCGGTTCCAACGTGGGCGGGCACAAGACCCATGTCAAGGCCCTGGATATCCGCACATCCGGACTGGGAGGCGACAGCCTGATAACCTTGGAGGAGGGCCGCTTTTTCATCGGTCCGAAACGGGTTGCCCCCATTGCCTGGCTGGGAAGCATGCACGCGGGGGTGCAAAGGGCCCTGGAGGTGGTCGACAACCAGTTGAGCCGGTATGCCGTTTCAACCAAGGAGCTGCAGATCCTGGCGATCACGGGCAATGTGAATGCCGTGGCGCTTAGCCCCATGGAGGAAAAGGTCATCGAGCTCCTGAAGAAAAGGCCGCATTCAATCGAGGAGCTGATCGACCGGACCGGTGCCCTCTTCGCCAATGCACTGAGGCTGCAGCGTCTGGAGGAGAACTACATCGTGCAGCGCTGCGGCTTGACGTTGACCGACCTGCTGCACGTCACCGGACGGTTTGTCCGCTGGGACGCGGAAGCGTCCCGGTACATCTGCGCGATGTTTTCGCGGTTGGCCAAGATGGAGGTTTCCGAGATGGCCGGGCGCCTTATTGACTTGGGGGTCGAACGCCTGACGCTGGAGATACTGAAAAGACAGCTGGACCAGGAGACGGAGGCCGATCAACTGGAAAGCTGCCCGGTGTGCGCGACCCTGGTCGACAACATGCTTTCGGGCGGCAACGACCACTACACCATGCGAATCCAATTGAAGCGTCCGGTTGTGGGCATCGGTGCGCCCATCCATTTCTTTTTACCCAGAATAACCGAAAATCTCGTCGCCGAAACCATTCTTCCCGAGAATGCGGATGTGGCCAACGCCATCGGCGCCATCACCAGCAACGTCCTGATAAAACACAATCTGCGCATTGTTCCGAACCATGAGGGGGGGTACCTGATCGACGGCCTGGCCGGTGTGCGCTATTTCGACAAATTTCCGGAAGCAGACGCGTTTGCCAGGGAAAAACTGGTTCAGATGGTGCGATCCAGGGCCCGGGCGGCCGGCACCAGTTCGCGGGAAGTAGAAATCAAGACCGTTGACAACATTACGACGGCGGCAGACGGCAAGAAAGTGTTCCTGAACCGATCCATCTATGCCAAGCTCACCGGCAGGCCCGATGCCGCCATGTTAATCGAGAGATGAGCTCATAGTTGACAGGTCATAGCGCATGGCACGCTATCAGCTATGAGCTATGCGCTTTTTCCCCTTGACGCCTGGTTCTTATTGAGTCATGCCGTTTACCTCAGGCTTTTGCAACGCTGAGCCTTATTGACAAAACCCTTGTTTTCTGACGGTTTCCAACGTATCGCACCTTCCCAGGTCACAGGCCTTCTTTAGATCCGAACAGGCCCAGTCCACTTCCCCCTTCTGAAGCCAGGCGACCCCCAGGGTGCTCAAGGCGGCAATGTTTTGCGGGTCCACCTTCAAGGCGGCATCACAGTCTTTGACGGCGCGGTCGAGTTCGCCCGTTTCCAACCACACCAGTGCCCGGATGTTGTAGGCACCGACATGGCGGGGGTCTATTTCCAGGATACGGGTGCAGTCGGCAATGGCCTGGTCATAGCGTCCCTGCCGGTAGCGGGCGATTCCCCGGTAGTAATAGGCGCTTACATGCTCCGGGTCGATAAGCAGCGCCCGGCTCAAGTCTCTTTCCGCCAGGGCCAGTTTTTCCTGTTTATAGAAGGCCAACCCGCTTTCATAGTAGGTTTCGGCGTTTCCCTCATCCACGGGCGCTTCTTTTTCACCGCTTTTTTCGGGCGGAAGTTGGGTGGCCAGCGGAATGTCGTATCGGCGGGAGCCGCGGGTGCATGTTGCCTTGCTGCCGTCGGCTGACAGGCCGACAACGGTCCGGTCCAGCACATCGGCACCGTCGACGGACCCCTGGTCGAACCGGATCAGCTCGCGGTACCCTTGGTCGTCCCCGTACCAGAGGGCGTTGGGCGTGGCGATGAGTTCACTTGTCGAATCGCAGACCATGACTTTGACATCGGCATTGGTCACGAAAAAATCGAAATTCTCCTTTTGCCGGAATGCGTCACCAAACGTTTTCGCATCGGTGACGGTGGGAAACAAGCCCGCTTTCAGGCGTATCCTGTCCGTTCCTTTGAGATTTACCTTGAGATAGTAGACCAGGTAACCACGGCTTTTCAGACGCTCGCAGATTGTCCGGCCTTTTTCCAGGCTGGAAATGGGAAGGGACATGAACTGGATGGAGTAGTATGTGTCCTGAGGAGGAAGCGTGTCGGCATGGACGGTCGTGGCGGACAACAGGGCGCAGGCCCAAATCATGATGATTGCCCTTTTCACGAGTCCCCCGCCAAACAGCTCTCTGCGGCCATTGCCGCCGCCTTATCATCGACGCCGGCGTCACGGTGCAGGATTGCCGGTGCCCGGATATCGTGTCTTTCGAAGGCTTCCAACACTCGCATGGTGACGTCGGACACGAGGGCCGCCTCCAGTTTGGTGTCCAGAACATAGACCTTGAGCCGCAAGCGGATGGCGATACAGGGGCTGATAACCACCTGTCTGACCCTGACAACCACCGGTTTCGGCAGGTAGACGTACCGGCTGGTGGCTGCAGCCTCCCTGACCAAGGATTGGGCCAGCACGATATCCTGGTCAACGCCGATGTGAAAGTCGACGACCACCTGCATGTCCAGATTGCCGTAATTGCCGCATGAAGTGATCTGGTTCAGGAACATGTTGTTGGGAATGGTGACCATGTTGTCATCTATGGTGCGAAGCTTGACCGAACGGAGGCCGATGGTGGCGATGTCGCCGTACTGGCCTCCGAAGCTGACCCGGTCGCCGACCTGGAAGGGCCTGTCGATCATGATCATACCGCCGGCAACGATGGACGCGACCAGGTCTTTCAGTGCAAATCCCATGGCCACGGCGGCGGTGCCGCCGAGGATGGCCAGCACTTCCTTGCTGACTCTAAGGCTTAACAGGGTGATGACCAGAATCGTGGCGATGTAGACAGCGAATTGAAAAAAGGCGCTCAGCTTTTGTAGCAGGAGGCGCCGCTCGGCAAAAAGGGCGCCCAGTCTATTCACCAGGCGATCAACGAAACGCAGCAGCATCCAAGAGCCCAGGATGATGAATGCGGAGATCAGGACACCGCTCCAGCGGATCATCCTGGCAATGGTCGAAATGGCCTCCAGCTCTTCAGAAACCTCGGCGGCCT from Deltaproteobacteria bacterium carries:
- a CDS encoding DUF1638 domain-containing protein, whose amino-acid sequence is MKIKRTTVIACAVLALDLKKLAEEQGIDLGTHFLQAGLHENPDLLRQKLQAAIDEVSGSGKCDRIVIGYGVCGRGTVGIRARNIPLAIPRVHDCIALFLGGDRAYRRQFKKYPGTYYISAGWYEEKTEPLSQREGSAFYGDRRLQYDELVEAYGKDAADETFRFLNTWKGNYQRAAYIETGSGSSATYEDYAREMAAAYGWEFEKLKGDRVLLEKLLTTAETTDEVLVVPPEHVIVFDAVESTLSANPVWSQHAEQDAGPRITVVGDDHALQNRRAETVIGLGIDAGGTYTDTVIYDLKERVTLCKSKSLTTKWDFTKGIGAALKKLDQRLLARVELVALSTTLATNAIVEKEGQKVGMVLMPPYGRLERDEIPYAPKMVVKGQLEINGKEMEPVDEEEVAGLARKMVREEGVKAFAVSGYAGAINPEHELTVKRVLVRETGLTVTCGHELSRILNFKTRANTAMLNASIIPKLAALISDLEKVIAKLGIAAPIMVVKGDGTLMSSDMAKDRPVETILSGPAASVAGARYLTGLTDAIVVDMGGTTTDTAVLVAGNVGVSESGSNVGGHKTHVKALDIRTSGLGGDSLITLEEGRFFIGPKRVAPIAWLGSMHAGVQRALEVVDNQLSRYAVSTKELQILAITGNVNAVALSPMEEKVIELLKKRPHSIEELIDRTGALFANALRLQRLEENYIVQRCGLTLTDLLHVTGRFVRWDAEASRYICAMFSRLAKMEVSEMAGRLIDLGVERLTLEILKRQLDQETEADQLESCPVCATLVDNMLSGGNDHYTMRIQLKRPVVGIGAPIHFFLPRITENLVAETILPENADVANAIGAITSNVLIKHNLRIVPNHEGGYLIDGLAGVRYFDKFPEADAFAREKLVQMVRSRARAAGTSSREVEIKTVDNITTAADGKKVFLNRSIYAKLTGRPDAAMLIER
- a CDS encoding mechanosensitive ion channel family protein, encoding MTKFICLVAAISLLAASFGAWPALAQAAEVSEELEAISTIARMIRWSGVLISAFIILGSWMLLRFVDRLVNRLGALFAERRLLLQKLSAFFQFAVYIATILVITLLSLRVSKEVLAILGGTAAVAMGFALKDLVASIVAGGMIMIDRPFQVGDRVSFGGQYGDIATIGLRSVKLRTIDDNMVTIPNNMFLNQITSCGNYGNLDMQVVVDFHIGVDQDIVLAQSLVREAAATSRYVYLPKPVVVRVRQVVISPCIAIRLRLKVYVLDTKLEAALVSDVTMRVLEAFERHDIRAPAILHRDAGVDDKAAAMAAESCLAGDS
- a CDS encoding class II aldolase/adducin family protein, with the translated sequence MEPLINKYARKLVDQGLVAPPGPLIGGLGADLTWNRPDTLQPLLRKVVFGLDISAILFARPSEPYFSLINRLAARMPPDTAALFPEDSETRAFLHELPVVRELSAGDLIRALKRRKCAIVPGQGIVTYGTISPEQAYIVFSSVCFSLFVKAFADFFDDIQNGRRDVELESLVMQGKRYYSGCLQRAQSHPPLMTGPFHHRRDVVDAICEVGRLTVGKQMVDSFFGNVSYRLGDTVYISQTTSSLDSLEGCIDPCALDDSRCTAITASSEYPAHKGVYLRSDHRAILHGHPKFSVIASLMCEHRGSCENSTECHIKCSRDRRVGRVPILP
- a CDS encoding tetratricopeptide repeat protein, which gives rise to MKRAIIMIWACALLSATTVHADTLPPQDTYYSIQFMSLPISSLEKGRTICERLKSRGYLVYYLKVNLKGTDRIRLKAGLFPTVTDAKTFGDAFRQKENFDFFVTNADVKVMVCDSTSELIATPNALWYGDDQGYRELIRFDQGSVDGADVLDRTVVGLSADGSKATCTRGSRRYDIPLATQLPPEKSGEKEAPVDEGNAETYYESGLAFYKQEKLALAERDLSRALLIDPEHVSAYYYRGIARYRQGRYDQAIADCTRILEIDPRHVGAYNIRALVWLETGELDRAVKDCDAALKVDPQNIAALSTLGVAWLQKGEVDWACSDLKKACDLGRCDTLETVRKQGFCQ
- the aguA gene encoding agmatine deiminase, with the protein product MPRTLKHTPREDGFRMPGEFEPHQGCWMLWPERGDTWRLGARPAQKAFAEVAAAIAGFEPVTVGVSHAQYENARFMLPDDVRLVELSSDDAWMRDVGPTFVVDQAGGLHGVDWRFNAWGGLKGGLYFPWDRDDHVAAKVLEVERTDRYRAPLVLEGGSIHVDGQGTLLTTRECLLNPNRNPDLDQADIEALLSAYLNVEKIIWLEKGVYLDETDGHVDNLCCFTRPGEVLLSWCEDPGDPQHAVSREACDVLSNSRDARGRKLKIHKIHQPGPLFLTTEEAQGIDRSDTAQPRKGGDRLAGSYVNFYLANGGVVAPLFDDFHDEAAMEILARLFPRRRIVGIPTREILLGGGNIHCITQQQPGAQRPGR
- a CDS encoding aldehyde ferredoxin oxidoreductase family protein, with the translated sequence MFGWTGNILEIDLGRGLATVRRPPVSTYHRWLGGKGLAGHVLQPHVTKPWDHPEMPLIFAAGPLVATPAPTSGRTVVASRSPLTGTVMDSSVGGGLGFQLKRAGYDAVVITGRAGKWVGVTIEEQSVRFEDAERFFQRPTGERFQRLQAKGACALVGPAAENGVRFANIMVDRHFAAGRGGLGMVMAAKKLSYLRISGSGRVSIYDPQELSGAREEIYRLASGAPFLMGDLGIAHYGTAALFDLIHTRAMMPTDNFRRTRFPQAEKCNAFQYRQTFGAHKTGCAGCHIRCKKRDDHGNALPEYETMSHFHALLTNDDMHVVMEANRLCNDLGMDTISAGATLACHAELGGGRLEKHAIVQLLQEIAYSRGIGRRLKEGSSRYAAEAGRPDVSMSVKQLELPAYDPRGACGMALGYALSSRGGCHLRAYPISHEILRKPVATDRFSFSGKARIIKIAEDLNAVVDSLTACKFIFLAATLEEYARALYGVTGYQASGQDLLGIGERIYYRDRIMNAANGFTAVDDDLPNRFFEDPGSEIEGVTIAPLDREAFTLARSDYYRIRGLSQDGLPTTEKCRELDLKPLQEVSNGTLD